From a region of the Streptomyces tirandamycinicus genome:
- a CDS encoding DUF397 domain-containing protein, translating to MTPARSDVKSSHSGSPGDDCVEVAVAGQAVHVRDSKDPARPPFAVGREGWAPFVRFVSGASGA from the coding sequence CTGACCCCCGCGCGGAGTGACGTCAAGTCCAGCCATAGCGGTAGCCCGGGCGACGACTGTGTGGAGGTGGCTGTCGCCGGACAAGCTGTTCATGTACGGGACTCCAAGGATCCGGCCCGCCCGCCCTTCGCCGTGGGCCGCGAGGGCTGGGCGCCCTTCGTGAGGTTCGTGTCGGGAGCTTCGGGGGCGTAA
- a CDS encoding DUF6247 family protein translates to MTERAAEPTGPRIPMPEKTPAALRVAVGRLDPSVLATFDQQWDEAMRQARDEYTLTPSRAFVEHWWSWVGVARYPQRLARFRECERIVSESDDRAARRAAASELASILAEAVAA, encoded by the coding sequence ATGACCGAGCGTGCCGCAGAGCCCACTGGCCCTCGCATCCCCATGCCCGAGAAGACCCCGGCCGCGCTCCGCGTTGCCGTCGGACGCCTCGACCCGTCTGTCCTCGCCACGTTTGATCAGCAGTGGGACGAAGCGATGCGCCAAGCCCGCGATGAGTACACCCTCACACCGTCCCGTGCCTTCGTCGAGCACTGGTGGTCATGGGTCGGAGTCGCCCGCTACCCGCAGCGCCTGGCCCGCTTCCGAGAGTGCGAGCGCATCGTCAGCGAGTCGGACGATCGCGCCGCGCGCCGCGCCGCCGCGAGTGAGCTGGCTTCGATCCTTGCCGAGGCTGTCGCCGCGTGA
- a CDS encoding secondary thiamine-phosphate synthase enzyme YjbQ — protein MPEAFTTRVLELRTGTGESVTDLTHACEEFLAETADGRDGLLNVFVPHATAGIALIETGAGSDNDLLAALHVLLPADDRYQHRHGSPGHGRDHVLPALVPPHATLPVVEGRLQLGTWQSVCLVDTNKDNPNRQVRLSFLGAPAL, from the coding sequence ATGCCCGAAGCCTTCACCACCCGCGTCCTGGAACTCCGCACCGGCACGGGGGAGAGCGTGACCGATCTGACCCACGCCTGCGAGGAGTTCCTCGCGGAGACCGCCGACGGCCGCGACGGTCTGCTCAATGTGTTCGTGCCCCATGCCACCGCGGGTATCGCGCTGATCGAGACCGGCGCGGGGAGTGACAACGACCTGCTGGCCGCACTGCATGTGCTGCTTCCCGCCGACGACCGCTACCAGCACCGCCACGGCAGTCCGGGCCACGGCCGGGACCACGTCCTGCCCGCGCTGGTGCCGCCCCATGCCACTCTGCCGGTCGTCGAAGGGAGACTGCAGCTCGGTACCTGGCAATCGGTCTGCCTGGTCGACACCAACAAGGACAACCCGAACCGTCAGGTGCGGCTGTCGTTCCTCGGTGCTCCGGCACTGTAG
- a CDS encoding NAD(P)-binding domain-containing protein has product MNNFEARDVDVVVIGAGQAGLSGAYHLRRVGLRPDAGFVVLDHAPAPGGAWQFRWPSLTYGKVHGLHALPGMELTGADDDRPSSEVIGGYFTRYEDAFGLRVHRPVHVRAVREGAGGRLLVETSEGPYAARALINATGTWDRPFHPRYPGQETFRGRQLHTARYPGPEAFAGLRVIVVGGGASGTQHLLEIAEVAAGTTWVTRRPPVFREGPFGEVQGRAAVALVEERVRKGLPPESVVSVTGLPLNDAIRRARERGVLDRLPMFDRITPEGVAWDDGRTVEADVILWATGFRAAIGHLAPLKLREPGGGIALDGTRAVRDERVHLVGYGPSASTIGANRAGRAAVREIRRLLDRGPAARGGGERRPVDQPAGQPAGKPAVVPG; this is encoded by the coding sequence GTGAACAACTTCGAGGCGCGAGACGTGGACGTGGTCGTCATCGGTGCCGGACAAGCCGGGCTGTCCGGCGCCTACCACCTGCGGCGGGTGGGCCTGCGCCCCGACGCCGGCTTCGTGGTCCTCGACCACGCCCCGGCGCCGGGAGGTGCCTGGCAGTTCCGCTGGCCGTCGCTGACGTACGGAAAGGTCCACGGCCTGCACGCGCTGCCCGGCATGGAGCTGACCGGCGCCGACGACGACCGCCCGTCCTCCGAGGTCATCGGCGGGTACTTCACCCGGTACGAGGACGCCTTCGGGCTGCGGGTGCACCGCCCCGTCCATGTCCGCGCGGTGCGCGAGGGAGCGGGCGGCCGACTGCTGGTGGAGACGTCGGAGGGCCCGTACGCGGCACGGGCGCTGATCAACGCCACCGGCACCTGGGACCGGCCGTTCCACCCGCGCTACCCGGGCCAGGAGACCTTCCGCGGACGGCAGTTGCACACGGCCCGGTACCCGGGGCCCGAGGCGTTCGCCGGTCTGCGGGTGATCGTGGTCGGCGGCGGTGCGTCGGGGACCCAGCATCTGCTGGAGATCGCCGAAGTGGCGGCGGGGACCACCTGGGTGACCCGCAGGCCGCCGGTGTTCCGGGAGGGCCCGTTCGGTGAGGTTCAAGGGCGGGCGGCGGTCGCCCTGGTGGAGGAGCGGGTCCGGAAGGGCCTGCCGCCCGAGAGCGTGGTGTCGGTGACGGGCCTTCCGTTGAACGACGCGATCCGGCGGGCCCGCGAGCGGGGCGTCCTCGACCGGCTGCCGATGTTCGACCGGATCACTCCGGAGGGCGTGGCCTGGGACGACGGTCGCACCGTCGAGGCGGACGTCATCCTCTGGGCCACCGGCTTCCGGGCGGCGATCGGCCACCTCGCGCCCCTGAAGCTGCGCGAGCCGGGCGGGGGTATCGCACTGGACGGCACCCGTGCGGTGCGGGACGAGCGGGTCCATCTCGTCGGCTACGGACCGTCGGCCTCGACGATCGGCGCGAACCGGGCCGGACGGGCCGCGGTCCGCGAGATCAGGCGGCTTCTGGACCGCGGGCCCGCGGCCCGCGGGGGCGGCGAGCGGCGACCGGTGGACCAACCGGCCGGGCAGCCGGCCGGAAAACCGGCCGTCGTGCCCGGCTGA
- a CDS encoding ABC transporter ATP-binding protein produces MRHDDGPSWTPPERPLDPARPGEPAQARRILRLFRPYRTRLAVVGLLVGASSLVSVASPFLLREILDTAIPQGRTGLLTLLALGMIAAAVTTSVFGVLQTLISTTVGQRVMHDLRTGVYARLQRMPLAFFTRTRTGEVQSRIANDIGGMQATVTSTATSLVSNATAVVATIVAMLALDWRLTLVSLVLLPVFVWISRRVGRERKAITTQRQKQMAAMAATVTESLSVSGILLGRTMGRADSLTRSFADESERLVGLEVRSSMAGRWRMAVIGIVMAAMPAFLYWAAGLTLASGGSAISIGTLVAFVSLQQGLFRPAVSLLSTGVQIQTSLALFQRIFEYLDLRVDITEPEDPVRLDEVAGEVRFEKVGFSYDAGGGTTLDDIDITVPAGGSLAVVGPTGSGKSTLGYLVPRLYDVTEGRVTLDGVDVRDLDFDTLSRSVGVVSQETYLFHASVADNLRFAKPDATDDEIEAAARTAQIHDHIAALPDGYDTLVGERGYRFSGGEKQRLAIARTILRDPPVLILDEATSALDTRTEHAVQRAVDALSAGRTTITIAHRLSTVRDADQIVVLEGGRIAEHGTHEELIDRNGRYAALVRRDGRPAPVVS; encoded by the coding sequence ATGCGCCACGACGACGGTCCCTCCTGGACGCCTCCCGAGCGACCGCTGGACCCGGCGCGACCCGGCGAGCCCGCCCAGGCGCGGCGCATCCTCCGGCTCTTCCGGCCCTACCGGACGCGGCTCGCGGTGGTGGGGCTGCTCGTCGGGGCCTCGTCGCTGGTCTCCGTCGCCTCCCCCTTCCTGCTGCGCGAGATCCTCGACACCGCGATCCCGCAGGGCCGCACGGGCCTGCTGACGCTGCTCGCCCTCGGCATGATCGCCGCCGCCGTGACGACCAGCGTCTTCGGCGTGCTGCAGACCCTGATCTCCACCACGGTCGGCCAGCGCGTGATGCACGACCTGCGCACCGGCGTGTACGCCCGGCTGCAGCGCATGCCGCTCGCGTTCTTCACCCGGACGCGGACCGGCGAGGTCCAGTCCCGCATCGCCAACGACATCGGCGGCATGCAGGCGACCGTCACGTCCACGGCGACCTCCCTGGTCTCCAACGCGACGGCCGTCGTCGCCACGATCGTGGCGATGCTCGCGCTCGACTGGCGCCTCACCCTGGTCTCCCTGGTGCTGCTGCCGGTGTTCGTCTGGATCAGCCGCCGCGTCGGCCGTGAGCGCAAAGCCATCACCACCCAGCGGCAGAAGCAGATGGCGGCCATGGCCGCGACGGTCACCGAGTCGCTGTCGGTCAGCGGCATCCTCCTCGGCCGCACGATGGGCCGGGCCGACTCGCTCACCCGGTCCTTCGCCGACGAGTCGGAGCGCCTCGTCGGTCTGGAGGTCCGCTCCAGCATGGCCGGGCGATGGCGGATGGCCGTCATCGGCATCGTCATGGCCGCGATGCCCGCCTTCCTGTACTGGGCGGCGGGGCTGACCCTGGCATCCGGCGGGTCCGCGATCTCGATCGGCACTCTCGTCGCCTTCGTGTCGCTGCAGCAGGGACTGTTCCGCCCGGCCGTGAGTCTGCTGTCCACGGGCGTCCAGATCCAGACGTCGCTCGCCCTGTTCCAGCGGATCTTCGAGTACCTGGACCTGCGAGTGGACATCACCGAGCCGGAGGACCCGGTCCGGCTGGACGAGGTCGCCGGGGAGGTGCGGTTCGAGAAGGTCGGCTTCAGCTACGACGCCGGGGGAGGGACGACGCTCGACGACATCGACATCACCGTCCCGGCCGGTGGAAGCCTCGCCGTGGTGGGACCCACCGGGTCCGGGAAGTCCACCCTCGGCTATCTCGTGCCCCGGCTCTACGACGTCACGGAAGGCCGGGTCACCCTCGACGGCGTCGACGTCCGCGACCTCGACTTCGACACCCTGTCCCGGTCCGTGGGCGTCGTCTCCCAGGAGACGTACCTCTTCCACGCCTCGGTCGCCGACAATCTGCGCTTCGCCAAACCGGACGCCACCGACGACGAGATCGAGGCCGCGGCGCGCACGGCTCAGATCCACGACCACATCGCCGCGCTGCCCGACGGCTACGACACGCTGGTGGGTGAGCGGGGTTACCGCTTCTCCGGAGGTGAGAAGCAGCGGCTCGCCATCGCCCGCACGATCCTGCGCGACCCTCCGGTGCTCATCCTGGACGAGGCCACGAGCGCGCTCGACACCCGTACGGAGCACGCCGTGCAGCGGGCCGTCGACGCGCTCTCCGCCGGACGTACGACGATCACCATCGCCCATCGGCTCTCCACCGTGCGTGACGCCGACCAGATCGTCGTCCTCGAGGGCGGGCGGATCGCCGAGCACGGGACACACGAGGAGCTGATCGACCGGAACGGGCGCTATGCGGCGCTGGTGCGCAGGGACGGCCGGCCGGCACCGGTGGTCTCCTGA
- a CDS encoding MarR family winged helix-turn-helix transcriptional regulator, translating into MTTPGPVPDADGVLAEQLLRLTRRLHRIQRQHLQPVGITPAQARLLRVVAQYDAAPRMADLAERLEVVPRAVTTLVDGLETAGRVRRVPDPANRRVVRVELTDLGRTTLRELRGARRAAAEDILAPLTAGQREALGELLSALTDGGTGPASRKP; encoded by the coding sequence ATGACCACTCCAGGCCCCGTCCCCGACGCGGACGGCGTTCTCGCGGAGCAACTGCTGCGGCTGACGCGCCGCCTGCACCGGATTCAGCGGCAGCATCTGCAGCCGGTCGGCATCACTCCCGCCCAGGCCCGGCTGCTGCGCGTCGTCGCCCAGTACGACGCGGCCCCGCGGATGGCCGACCTGGCCGAGCGCCTTGAGGTGGTGCCGCGTGCGGTCACCACGCTGGTCGACGGGCTGGAGACCGCCGGCCGTGTCCGCCGGGTCCCCGACCCGGCCAACCGCCGCGTGGTGCGGGTGGAGCTCACCGACCTCGGACGCACCACACTGCGCGAACTGCGCGGCGCCCGGCGCGCCGCAGCCGAGGACATCCTGGCGCCCCTGACCGCCGGGCAGCGCGAGGCGCTGGGCGAACTGCTGTCGGCGCTGACCGACGGAGGCACGGGGCCCGCCTCCCGGAAGCCCTGA
- a CDS encoding TMEM175 family protein, whose product MSTPTRGGEDESAGAIIGPERLLAFGDAVFAIAITLLALDITVPGDLEARDLGRALHRTLSDIGAYLLSFVVIGVLWISQHTLFHRVARLDSALLHLYLALLAVIAALPFPTRLISEYADTPAATAVYSGSIALASGLLAAMTLRLLLRPALATPGTDPGRLRVSMYEGLVMVVVFAASVPLAFASPAAAQLWWLAAIPARAWLSRRTRKAPSRRPSGAPPRN is encoded by the coding sequence GTGAGCACACCGACCCGCGGTGGCGAGGACGAGAGCGCCGGTGCGATCATCGGGCCCGAACGGCTGCTCGCCTTCGGTGACGCGGTGTTCGCCATCGCGATCACCCTGCTCGCCCTCGACATCACCGTGCCCGGCGACCTCGAGGCCCGCGACCTCGGCAGGGCGCTCCACCGGACGCTCTCCGACATCGGCGCCTATCTGCTCAGCTTCGTGGTCATCGGCGTGCTGTGGATCAGTCAGCACACCCTCTTCCACCGCGTCGCCCGGCTCGACTCCGCTCTGCTCCACCTCTATCTCGCGCTGCTCGCCGTCATCGCCGCGCTGCCCTTCCCGACCCGTCTGATCAGCGAGTACGCGGACACCCCGGCGGCGACGGCCGTGTACTCCGGGTCCATCGCCCTCGCCTCCGGCCTGCTCGCCGCGATGACCCTGCGGCTGCTGCTGAGGCCCGCCCTGGCCACCCCGGGCACGGATCCCGGCAGGCTGCGCGTCAGCATGTACGAGGGCCTGGTCATGGTGGTCGTCTTCGCCGCCTCGGTGCCGCTGGCCTTCGCCTCCCCCGCGGCCGCACAGCTCTGGTGGCTGGCCGCGATCCCCGCCCGTGCCTGGCTGTCCCGGCGGACCCGGAAGGCTCCGTCCCGGCGGCCCTCCGGCGCCCCGCCCCGGAACTGA
- a CDS encoding metal-dependent hydrolase, with product MMGPAHSLSGAAAWLGVGAAAAALEHPMPWPVLVVGALICAGAALAPDLDHKAATISRAFGPFSRGLCEVVDKLSYAVYKATRKPGDKRRTGGHRTLTHTWLWAVLIGGGTSVMATTGGRWAVLAILFVHLVLAVEGLLWRAARVSSDVLVWLLGATSAWILAGILDKPGSGADWLFTGPGQEYLWLGLPVVLGALVHDIGDALTVSGCPVLWPIPVGNKRWYPVGPPKGMRFRAGSWVELKVLMPAFMLLGGVGGAAALNFI from the coding sequence ATGATGGGACCGGCGCACTCCCTGTCGGGGGCGGCTGCCTGGCTGGGGGTGGGCGCGGCGGCGGCCGCACTGGAGCATCCGATGCCCTGGCCCGTTCTCGTCGTCGGCGCGCTGATCTGCGCGGGCGCGGCGCTCGCGCCGGACCTCGACCACAAGGCGGCGACGATCTCCCGCGCCTTCGGCCCGTTCTCCCGCGGCCTGTGCGAAGTGGTCGACAAGCTCTCGTACGCGGTCTACAAGGCGACCAGGAAGCCGGGGGACAAGCGCAGGACCGGCGGTCATCGCACGCTCACCCACACCTGGCTGTGGGCGGTGCTGATCGGCGGCGGCACCTCGGTGATGGCGACGACCGGGGGGCGATGGGCGGTCCTCGCGATCCTCTTCGTCCATCTGGTGCTGGCCGTCGAGGGCCTGCTGTGGCGGGCCGCACGGGTGTCCAGCGACGTCCTGGTGTGGCTGCTCGGGGCGACGAGCGCCTGGATCCTGGCCGGCATCCTCGACAAGCCGGGCAGCGGCGCCGACTGGCTCTTCACCGGACCCGGCCAGGAGTACCTGTGGCTGGGGCTCCCCGTCGTCCTCGGCGCCCTGGTGCACGACATCGGGGACGCGCTGACGGTCTCGGGCTGCCCCGTCCTCTGGCCCATACCGGTCGGCAACAAGCGCTGGTACCCCGTGGGGCCGCCCAAGGGGATGCGCTTCCGGGCCGGCAGCTGGGTCGAGCTGAAGGTCCTCATGCCGGCGTTCATGCTGCTCGGGGGAGTGGGCGGTGCGGCGGCCCTGAACTTCATCTGA
- a CDS encoding DEAD/DEAH box helicase encodes MTLIDQLPPDADPDALFEAFTSWAGDRGISLYPAQEEALIEVVSGANVIVSTPTGSGKSLVAAGAHFAALARDEVTFYTAPIKALVSEKFFDLCKLFGTENVGMLTGDASVNADAPVICCTAEVLASIALRDGKDADIGQVVMDEFHFYAEPDRGWAWQIPLLELPQAQFVLMSATLGDVSMFEKDLTRRTGRETAVVRSATRPVPLSYEYRTTPITETLTELLETKQAPVYIVHFTQAQAVERAQSLMSINMCTREEKDRIAELIGNFRFTTKFGRNLSRYVRHGIGVHHAGMLPKYRRLVEKLAQAGLLKVICGTDTLGVGVNVPIRTVLFTALTKYDGSRVRTLRSREFHQIAGRAGRAGFDTAGFVVAQAPDHVVENEKALAKAGDDPKKKRKVVRKKAPEGFVGWTQNSFEKLIASDPEPLTSRFKVTHAMLLSVIARPGNAFEAMRKLLEDNHEPRKQQLRHIRRAIAVYRSLLDGGIVERLDTPDAQGRIVRLTVDFQQDFALNQALSTFALAAFDLLDPESPSYALDMVSVVESTLDDPRQILAAQENKARGEAVAAMKADGVEYEERMERLQEISYPKPLEELLWHAYGTYRKSHPWVGDHPVSPKSVIRDMYERALSFTEFTSFYELARTEGIVLRYLASAYKALDHTVPDDLKTEDLQDLIAWLGEMVRQVDSSLLDEWEQLANPEVETAEEAQEKADQVKPVTANARAFRVLVRNAMFRRVELAALDRVDELGRLDAESGWDEEAWGEAMDGYWDEYDDLGTGPDARGPKLLAIEEDPGHGLWRVRQTFADPNDDHDWGISAEVDLAASDEEGRAVVRVTSVGRL; translated from the coding sequence GTGACCCTTATCGATCAGCTGCCGCCGGACGCCGACCCCGATGCCCTCTTCGAAGCCTTCACGTCATGGGCCGGAGACCGGGGCATCTCCCTCTACCCGGCCCAGGAGGAGGCGCTGATCGAGGTGGTATCGGGGGCCAACGTGATCGTCTCCACCCCGACCGGCTCCGGGAAGAGCCTGGTCGCCGCGGGTGCGCACTTCGCGGCCCTCGCCCGCGACGAGGTCACGTTCTACACCGCGCCGATCAAGGCCCTGGTGTCGGAGAAGTTCTTCGACCTCTGCAAGCTGTTCGGCACCGAGAACGTCGGCATGCTCACCGGTGACGCGTCCGTGAACGCGGACGCGCCCGTCATCTGCTGCACGGCCGAGGTGCTGGCGTCGATCGCCCTGCGGGACGGCAAGGACGCCGACATCGGCCAGGTGGTGATGGACGAGTTCCACTTCTACGCGGAACCGGACCGCGGGTGGGCCTGGCAGATCCCGCTCCTCGAACTCCCCCAGGCGCAGTTCGTGCTGATGTCGGCGACGCTCGGCGACGTGTCGATGTTCGAGAAGGACCTCACCCGCCGCACCGGCCGGGAGACCGCCGTCGTGCGCTCGGCGACCCGCCCTGTGCCGCTCTCCTACGAGTACCGCACGACCCCGATCACGGAGACGCTGACCGAGCTGCTGGAGACGAAGCAGGCTCCCGTCTACATCGTGCACTTCACCCAGGCGCAGGCGGTCGAGCGGGCGCAGTCGCTGATGAGCATCAACATGTGCACGCGCGAGGAGAAGGACCGCATCGCCGAGCTGATCGGCAACTTCCGCTTCACCACCAAGTTCGGGCGGAACCTCTCCCGGTACGTCCGCCACGGCATCGGCGTGCACCACGCCGGCATGCTGCCCAAGTACCGCCGCCTCGTGGAGAAGCTGGCGCAGGCGGGACTGCTGAAGGTGATCTGCGGTACCGACACCCTCGGCGTGGGCGTCAACGTCCCCATCCGCACGGTGCTGTTCACCGCGCTCACCAAGTACGACGGCAGCCGGGTCCGTACGCTGCGCTCCCGGGAGTTCCACCAGATCGCGGGCCGGGCCGGCCGGGCCGGCTTCGACACCGCGGGCTTCGTCGTCGCCCAGGCCCCCGACCATGTCGTCGAGAACGAGAAGGCCCTCGCCAAGGCCGGCGACGACCCGAAGAAGAAGCGCAAGGTGGTGCGCAAGAAGGCTCCCGAGGGCTTCGTCGGCTGGACGCAGAACTCCTTCGAGAAGCTGATCGCCTCCGACCCCGAGCCGCTCACCTCCCGCTTCAAGGTCACCCACGCCATGCTGTTGTCGGTGATCGCCCGTCCGGGCAACGCCTTCGAGGCGATGCGCAAGCTGCTCGAGGACAACCACGAGCCGCGCAAGCAGCAGCTCCGGCACATCCGCCGGGCCATCGCCGTCTACCGCTCGCTGCTCGACGGAGGGATCGTCGAGCGCCTCGACACCCCCGACGCCCAGGGCCGGATCGTCCGGCTGACCGTCGACTTCCAGCAGGACTTCGCCCTCAACCAGGCGCTGTCCACCTTCGCGCTCGCCGCGTTCGACCTGCTGGACCCCGAGTCGCCGTCGTACGCCCTCGACATGGTGTCCGTGGTCGAGTCGACGCTCGACGACCCGCGGCAGATCCTCGCGGCCCAGGAGAACAAGGCGCGGGGCGAGGCCGTCGCCGCGATGAAGGCCGACGGGGTGGAGTACGAGGAGCGGATGGAGCGGCTCCAGGAGATCTCGTACCCGAAGCCGCTGGAGGAACTGCTGTGGCACGCGTACGGCACCTACCGGAAGTCGCACCCGTGGGTGGGTGACCACCCGGTCTCGCCGAAGTCGGTGATCCGGGACATGTACGAACGGGCCCTGTCCTTCACGGAGTTCACGTCCTTCTACGAGCTGGCCCGCACCGAGGGCATCGTGCTGCGCTATCTCGCGAGCGCCTACAAGGCCCTGGACCACACCGTCCCGGACGATCTGAAGACCGAGGACCTGCAGGATCTGATCGCCTGGCTGGGCGAGATGGTCCGCCAGGTCGACTCCAGCCTCCTCGACGAGTGGGAGCAGCTGGCCAATCCCGAGGTGGAGACCGCGGAGGAGGCGCAGGAGAAGGCCGACCAGGTCAAGCCGGTCACCGCCAACGCCCGGGCCTTCCGGGTGCTGGTCCGCAACGCCATGTTCCGCCGGGTGGAGCTGGCGGCGCTCGACCGCGTCGACGAACTGGGCCGGCTGGACGCCGAGTCGGGCTGGGACGAGGAAGCCTGGGGCGAGGCGATGGACGGCTACTGGGACGAGTACGACGACCTCGGGACCGGTCCGGACGCGCGCGGGCCGAAACTGCTCGCCATCGAGGAGGATCCCGGGCACGGTCTCTGGCGGGTCCGGCAGACGTTCGCCGACCCGAACGACGACCACGACTGGGGTATCAGCGCGGAGGTCGACCTGGCGGCCTCCGACGAGGAGGGCCGGGCCGTCGTGCGCGTGACGTCCGTGGGCCGGTTGTGA
- a CDS encoding LppU/SCO3897 family protein: protein MVVLIVVAVVVKLGIGYVFDAPVRAEAGDCVKVTGEENDPEVETKGCDDKDANYKVVKVVENTFDVNACTVGEAALAQQWDADKFVLCLDPVKK from the coding sequence GTGGTCGTGCTCATTGTCGTCGCCGTGGTGGTGAAGCTCGGCATCGGCTACGTCTTCGACGCCCCCGTCCGCGCCGAGGCCGGCGACTGCGTCAAGGTCACCGGCGAGGAGAACGACCCCGAGGTCGAGACCAAGGGGTGCGACGACAAGGACGCCAACTACAAGGTCGTCAAGGTCGTCGAGAACACCTTCGACGTCAACGCCTGCACCGTCGGCGAGGCCGCCCTCGCCCAGCAGTGGGACGCCGACAAGTTCGTCCTCTGCCTCGACCCCGTCAAGAAGTGA
- a CDS encoding glutathione peroxidase — protein MSVYDIPLRTLSGEETSLAEHRGKAVLVVNVASRCGLTPQYAGLERLQKTYADRGFTVLGVPCNQFLGQEPGSAEEITTFCSATYGVTFPLLEKSEVNGDQRHPLYAELTRFADADGEAGDVQWNFEKFLVSPRGDVVARFRPRTEPEAAEVVAAIEAQLVA, from the coding sequence ATGTCCGTGTATGACATCCCTCTGCGCACTCTGTCCGGCGAGGAGACGTCCCTGGCCGAGCATCGCGGCAAGGCCGTGCTGGTGGTGAACGTGGCGTCCCGCTGCGGTCTCACGCCCCAGTACGCGGGGCTGGAGCGACTGCAGAAGACCTACGCGGACCGTGGTTTCACGGTGCTCGGGGTGCCGTGCAACCAGTTCCTGGGCCAGGAGCCGGGCAGCGCCGAGGAGATCACCACCTTCTGCTCGGCGACGTACGGGGTGACGTTCCCGCTGCTGGAGAAGTCGGAGGTGAACGGCGACCAGCGGCATCCGCTCTACGCCGAGTTGACCCGCTTCGCCGATGCCGACGGGGAGGCCGGTGACGTGCAGTGGAACTTCGAGAAGTTCCTCGTCTCCCCGCGGGGCGACGTGGTGGCCCGCTTCCGGCCGCGGACGGAACCGGAGGCCGCGGAGGTCGTCGCGGCGATCGAGGCGCAGCTCGTGGCCTGA
- a CDS encoding acyl-CoA dehydrogenase family protein, producing MTEFALDLNDDQKQVRDWLHGFARDVIRPAAAEWDEREETPWPVIQEAAKVGIYSLDFYAQQFFDPTGLGIPMAMEELFWGDAGIALSIVGTGLAAVGVLANGTEEQIGTWIPQMYGDVDDVKVAAFCSSEPDAGSDVGAMRTRAVYDEARDEWVLNGTKTWATNGGIANVHVVVAVVDPGLGSKGHASFIVPPNTPGLSQGQKFRKHGIRASHTAEVVLEDVRVPGSCLLGGKEKLDERLARARERAREGGERVKNAAMATFEASRPAVGAMAVGTARAAYDYALEYAKERKQFGRPIIDNQGVAFQLADMRTRIDAARLLVWRASWMAVSGKPFTAAEGSMSKLFASEVAQKVTAQAVQILGGNGFTREYPVERMHRDAAIYTIFEGTSEIQRLVIARTLSGLPIR from the coding sequence ATGACCGAGTTCGCGCTCGATCTCAACGACGACCAGAAGCAGGTCCGCGACTGGCTGCACGGCTTCGCCAGGGACGTGATCCGCCCGGCCGCCGCCGAGTGGGACGAGCGCGAGGAGACCCCCTGGCCGGTCATCCAGGAGGCCGCCAAGGTCGGCATCTACTCCCTCGACTTCTACGCCCAGCAGTTCTTCGACCCCACCGGGCTCGGCATCCCGATGGCCATGGAGGAACTCTTCTGGGGCGATGCCGGTATCGCCCTGTCCATCGTCGGTACGGGCCTCGCCGCCGTCGGCGTCCTCGCCAACGGCACGGAGGAGCAGATCGGCACCTGGATCCCGCAGATGTACGGCGACGTCGACGACGTGAAGGTCGCCGCCTTCTGCTCCTCCGAGCCCGACGCAGGCTCCGACGTCGGCGCGATGCGCACCCGCGCCGTCTACGACGAGGCCAGGGACGAATGGGTGCTCAACGGCACCAAGACCTGGGCCACCAACGGCGGGATCGCCAACGTCCATGTCGTCGTGGCCGTCGTCGACCCCGGCCTCGGCAGCAAGGGCCACGCCTCCTTCATCGTGCCCCCGAACACCCCCGGCCTCTCCCAGGGGCAGAAGTTCAGAAAGCACGGCATCCGCGCCTCGCACACCGCCGAGGTGGTCCTGGAGGACGTCCGGGTCCCCGGCTCCTGCCTGCTCGGCGGCAAGGAGAAGCTCGACGAGCGGCTCGCCCGCGCCCGCGAGCGGGCCCGGGAGGGCGGGGAGCGGGTCAAGAACGCGGCCATGGCCACCTTCGAGGCCTCCCGCCCCGCCGTCGGCGCGATGGCGGTCGGCACCGCGCGGGCCGCGTACGACTACGCCCTCGAGTACGCCAAGGAGCGCAAGCAGTTCGGCCGCCCCATCATCGACAACCAGGGTGTCGCCTTCCAGTTGGCGGACATGCGCACCCGGATCGACGCCGCCCGACTGCTGGTCTGGCGCGCCTCCTGGATGGCGGTGAGCGGCAAGCCGTTCACCGCGGCCGAGGGCTCCATGTCCAAGCTCTTCGCCAGCGAGGTGGCCCAGAAGGTCACCGCCCAGGCCGTCCAGATCCTCGGCGGGAACGGCTTCACCCGCGAGTACCCCGTCGAGCGCATGCACCGCGACGCCGCCATCTATACGATTTTCGAGGGCACCAGCGAGATCCAGCGCCTGGTGATCGCCCGCACGCTCTCCGGCCTGCCCATCCGCTGA